The Neomonachus schauinslandi chromosome 4, ASM220157v2, whole genome shotgun sequence genome includes a region encoding these proteins:
- the PTCH2 gene encoding LOW QUALITY PROTEIN: protein patched homolog 2 (The sequence of the model RefSeq protein was modified relative to this genomic sequence to represent the inferred CDS: deleted 1 base in 1 codon), whose product MARPPPLQELPPGYTAPARAASPQILAGSLKAPLWLRAYFQGLLFSLGCGIQRHCGKVLFLGLLAFGALALGLRVAIIETDLEQLWVEVGSRVSQELHYTKEKLGDEAAYTSQMLIQTPLQEGENVLTPEALGLHLQAALTASKVQVSLYGKSWDLNKICYKSGIPLIENGMIERMIEKLFPCVILTPLDCFWEGAKLQGGSAYLPGRPDIQWTNLDPEQLLEELGPFASLEGFRELLDKAQVGQAYVGRPCLHPDDLHCPPSAPNHHGKQAPNVAQELSGGCHGFSHKFMHWQEELLLGGISRDPRGQLLRAEALQSTFLLMSPRQLYEHFRGDYQTHDIGWSEERAVTVLQAWQRRFVQLAQEALPQNSSQQIHAFSSTTLDDILHAFSEVSAARVAGGYLLMLAYACVTMLRWDCAQSQGAVGLAGVLLVALAVASGLGLCALLGIAFNAATTQVLPFLALGIGVDDIFLLAHAFTEAPPGTPLQERTGECLQRTGTSVALTSINHMVAFFMAALVPIPALRAFSLQAAIVVGCNFAAVMLVFPAVLSLDLRRRHCQRLDVLCCFSRPCSARVIQILPRELADGTGPVGIAHLTATVQAFAHCEASSQHVVTILPPRARLVPPPSDPLDSELFSPGGSTRDLLSQEEGTRQKATCSSLPCARWSLAHFARYQFAPWLLQAHSKAMVLVLFGALLGLSLYGATLVQDGLALTDVVPRGTKEHDFLSAQLRYFSLYEVALVTQGGFDYAHSQRALFDLHQRFSSLKAVLPPPATQAPRTWLHYYRNWLQGIQAAFDQDWASGRISHHSCRNGSEDGALAYKLLIQTGDAQEPLDFSQLTTRKLVDKEGLIPPELFYVGLTMWVSSDPLGLAASQANFYPPPPEWLHDKYDTTGENLRIPAAQPLEFAQFPFLLHGLQKTADFVEAIEGARAACAEAGRAGVRAYPTGSPFLFWEQYLGLRRYFLLAICILLVCTFLVCALLLLNPWTAGLIVLVLAMMTVELFGIMGFLGIKLSAIPVVILVASVGIGVEFTVHVALGFLTTQGSRNLRAACALECTFAPVTDGAVSTLLGLLMLAGSNFDFIIRYFFVVLTVLTLLGLLHGLVLLPVLLSILGPPPEVVQMYKESPEVLSPPAPQEGGLRWGLSPTLPQSFARVTTSVTVALHPPPLPGAYIHPASDEPPWSPVATPAASAPSSLSSRGPCPATG is encoded by the exons ATGGCTCGGCCGCCGCCACTCCAGGAGCTGCCCCCTGGCTATACAGCCCCAGCTCGAGCCGCATCACCCCAG ATCCTAGCTGGGAGCCTGAAGGCTCCACTCTGGCTTCGTGCTTACTTCCAGGGGCTGCTCTTCTCTCTGGGCTGTGGGATCCAGAGACACTGTGGCAAGGTGCTCTTCCTGGGCCTGTTGGCCTTTGGAGCCCTGGCACTGGGTCTCCGCGTGGCCATCATTGAGACAGACCTAGAACAGCTCTGGGTGGAAG TAGGCAGCCGGGTGAGCCAGGAGTTACATTACACCAAGGAGAAGCTGGGGGACGAGGCTGCATACACCTCCCAGATGTTGATACAGACCCCACTCCAGGAAGGGGAGAATGTCCTCACACCTGAGGCACTTGGCCTCCACCTCCAGGCAGCCCTCACCGCCAGTAAAGTGCAAGTATCACTCTATGGAAA gtcctgggatttGAACAAAATCTGCTACAAGTCAGGAATTCCCCTAATTGAAAATGGAATGATTGAGCGG ATGATTGAGAAGCTGTTTCCGTGCGTGATCCTCACCCCCCTCGACTGCTTCTGGGAGGGAGCCAAACTCCAAGGGGGCTCCGCCTACTTGCC CGGCCGTCCTGACATCCAGTGGACCAACCTGGATCCAGAGCAGCTGCTGGAGGAACTGGGCCCCTTTGCCTCCCTCGAGGGCTTCCGGGAGCTGCTAGACAAGGCACAGGTGGGCCAGGCCTATGTGGGGCGGCCCTGTCTTCACCCTGACGATCTCCACTGCCCGCCTAGTGCCCCTAACCATCACGGCAAGCAG GCTCCCAATGTGGCTCAGGAGCTGAGTGGGGGCTGCCACGGCTTCTCCCACAAGTTTATGCACTGGCAGGAGGAACTGCTGCTGGGGGGCATCTCCAGAGACCCCCGAGGACAGCTGCTGAG GGCGGAGGCCCTGCAGAGCACCTTCCTGCTGATGAGTCCACGCCAGCTGTATGAGCACTTCCGAGGCGACTACCAGACGCATGACATCGGCTGGAGCGAGGAGCGGGCCGTCACAGTGCTGCAAGCCTGGCAGCGGCGCTTTGTGCAG CTGGCTCAGGAGGCCCTGCCTCAGAATTCATCGCAGCAGATCCACGCCTTTTCCTCCACCACCCTGGATGACATCCTGCACGCCTTCTCTGAAGTCAGTGCTGCCCGCGTGGCGGGAGGCTATCTGCTCATG CTAGCCTATGCCTGTGTGACAATGCTGCGCTGGGACTGTGCCCAGTCCCAGGGTGCGGTGGGCCTTGCAGGGGTGCTGCTGGTAGCCCTGGCAGTGGCCTCGGGCCTTGGGCTCTGCGCCCTGCTTGGCATCGCCTTCAATGCTGCCACTACCCAG GTGCTGCCCTTCCTGGCACTGGGCATCGGTGTGGATGACATATTCCTGCTGGCACATGCCTTCACAGAGGCC CCCCCTGGCACCCCTCTCCAG GAGCGCACAGGTGAGTGTCTGCAGCGCACGGGGACCAGCGTGGCGCTCACATCCATCAACCACATGGTGGCCTTCTTCATGGCCGCCCTCGTTCCCATCCCTGCACTGCGGGCCTTCTCCTTGCAG GCAGCCATAGTGGTCGGCTGCAACTTCGCAGCCGTGATGCTTGTCTTCCCGGCGGTCCTCAGCCTGGACCTGCGCCGGCGCCACTGCCAGCGCCTTGATGTGCTCTGCTGCTTCTCTAG gcCCTGCTCTGCTCGGGTGATTCAGATTCTGCCCCGGGAGCTAGCGGATGGGACAGGACCAGTGGGCATTGCCCACCTGACGGCCACAGTTCAAGCCTTCGCCCACTGCGAAGCCAGCAGCCAGCATGTTGTCACCATCCTGCCCCCCCGAGCCCGCCTGGTGCCCCCACCTTCCGACCCACTGGACTCTGAGCTCTTCAGCCCAGGAGGGTCCACACGGGACCTCCTAAGCCAAGAGGAGGGGACCAGGCAAAAGGCAACCTGCAGCTCCCTGCCCTGTGCCCGCTGGAGTCTTGCCCATTTCGCCCGCTATCAGTTCGCACCCTGGCTGCTCCAGGCGCACAGCAAG GCCATGGTGCTGGTGCTCTTTGGGGCTCTTCTGGGCCTGAGCCTCTACGGAGCCACCCTGGTGCAGGACGGGCTGGCCCTGACGGATGTGGTGCCTCGGGGCACCAAGGAGCATGACTTCCTGAGCGCCCAGCTCAGGTACTTCTCCCTGTACGAGGTGGCCCTGGTGACACAGGGTGGCTTTGACTACGCCCACTCCCAACGCGCCCTCTTTGATCTGCACCAGCGCTTCAGTTCTCTCAAGGCCGTGCTGCCCCCtcctgccacccaggcgccccgcacctGGCTGCACTATTACCGGAACTGGCTACAGG GGATCCAGGCTGCCTTTGACCAGGACTGGGCTTCCGGGCGCATCAGCCACCACTCGTGCCGCAACGGCTCCGAGGATGGGGCGCTGGCCTACAAGCTGCTCATCCAGACCGGGGATGCCCAAGAGCCTCTGGATTTCAGCCAG ctgaCCACAAGGAAGCTGGTAGATAAGGAGGGGCTGATTCCACCCGAGCTCTTCTACGTGGGGCTGACCATGTGGGTAAGCAGTGACCCGCTGGGCCTGGCGGCCTCACAGGCCAACTTCTACCCCCCACCTCCCGAGTGGCTACATGACAAGTACGACACCACCGGGGAGAACCTTCGCA TCCCGGCAGCCCAGCCCCTGGAATTTGCCCAGTTCCCCTTCCTACTGCATGGCCTCCAGAAGACCGCGGACTTCGTGGAGGCCATCGAGGGGGCCCGGGCAGCGTGCGCCGAGGCAGGCCGGGCCGGGGTGCGTGCCTACCCCACCggctcccccttcctcttctgggaGCAATATCTGGGCCTGCGGCGCTACTTCCTGCTGGCTATCTGCATCCTGCTGGTATGCACTTTCCTCGTCTGTGCCCTGCTGCTGCTCAACCCCTGGACGGCCGGCCTCATA GTACTGGTCCTGGCGATGATGACTGTGGAGCTCTTTGGCATCATGGGTTTCCTGGGCATCAAACTGAGTGCCATCCCCGTGGTGATCCTTGTGGCCTCTGTAGGCATTGGTGTTGAGTTCACGGTCCACGTGGCTCTG GGCTTCCTGACCACCCAGGGTAGCCGGAACCTGCGGGCTGCCTGTGCCCTAGAATGCACATTTGCTCCAGTGACCGATGGGGCCGTCTCCACATTGCTGGGTCTGCTCATGCTTGCTGGGTCCAACTTTGACTTCATCATAAG GTACTTTTTCGTGGTGCTAACAGTGCTCACACTCCTGGGCCTCCTCCATGGGCTCGTGCTGCTGCCCGTGCTGCTCTCCATCCTGGGCCCCCCACCAGAG GTGGTACAGATGTACAAGGAGAGCCCAGAGGTCCTCAGCCCCCCAGCTCCACAGGAAGGAGGGCTCAGGTGGGGGTtgtcccccaccctgccccagagCTTTGCCAGAGTGACTACCTCCGTGACGGtggccctccacccacccccactgcctGGTGCCTACATCCATCCAGCCTCCGATGAGCCCCCTTGGTCCCCTGTTGCCACACCAGCTGCCAGCGCCCCTAGCAGCCTCAGTTCTAGGGGACCATGTCCAGCCACTGGGTGA